From the Triticum urartu cultivar G1812 chromosome 4, Tu2.1, whole genome shotgun sequence genome, the window AGCGTTGATGATCGCGAGGAGCGCCGCATCGACAAGAGCAAGCCGACAACAACACCAAGGAGCCATGGCAAGACCCTCCCTGCCTCTGCTATATCTACCCACGCACGCCGCGCCGAGCAAAGCTCCCCACCTGATCGATCCATCCGTCTCTCCTCTCCCCCACGTACCCAGCAACCATGGCTCgtcatggcggcggcggcggtagcGGCAGCTGCACGTCGAAGGCGTCTCTGGCCAGGTACATCCCGCGGGCCCTGCGGGGCCGGAAGAAGCAGCAGCCGTACCTCATGGGGGGCCGGCGGCGGGCGCCCGACGGCTACGCGGCGTCGGTGGAGCTCAGCGCGAGCGCCGGCTCCACGTGGCCCGCCGACTCGGTGGTGCGGGTGGTGCTCTGGAGCGGCATCGTGGAGGTGTACGCGGGCGTGGTGCTCGCCTGCGCCGTCGTCGGCAACCACCCGCCGGGCCTCTGCCTCGCGCACCCGGACGTCTTCCGCAACCCGCACGGCGCCACCGTGCGGCCCCTCGAGCCGCTCTTCCCCGGCCAGAAGGTGCTGCTGCTGCCCGAGACCACCGTGCGCCGGCTCCAGCGCGACATCCCCGAGGGCTCCGTCGGGGCCAACCCCGACCACGACGACCGCGAGGACGAGGACGCGGCGGCGTCGTCCACGGACGACGCGGACACGGACGCTGACATGTCCTCGTCGTCGTGGTCgggggaggagcgggaggcgacGCCGGAGGGGTGCTGCGCGAGGGACTTCTTCGTGAACCGGGAATTCTGGGCCGAGTGGCAGTTCAAGAGGATGGTGGACCGCGGGCTCGCCGTCAAAAAGGAGGGCGCCGCCAGGCCGGCGAAGAAGGACAAGAAGAGGCGGAGGAAGACGAAGCAGACGGACGGCACGCCGGACGCGGCGGCGGGCACGGGGTGCCGTAACTCCGGCAGGATAAGCCAGGCGCAGAAGTGGACGAGGCCGTGGGAGCCGAGCCTGCCGTCCGtggacgaggacgaggaggacgcgacgccgccgtcgaccccttcatcggaggcggcggcgaggaccGACCACGAGACGGCATGAGCTCATCGACGCGATCTTGTCCATGGTCGAACGTGCACATAGTGGCTTTCCGGGCAGCTTAATCTGCATGCACGGCGTGGATCCTGGTATATAACCATGGATTTGTGTCCATATATACCAGGAGAGGTTTAGAATGGTTATTGTGAATTATTACAATTACTCGTGGTTGTAGATGCATATAAAACTGTAAACTGGTAACATGTCGTGGAATTTGTAAATCGCCGGTTTGCTTTGGTGGTTGTCTTCTTGTATAATTTTTCAAATTTATCTTTTTTTTAGACAAACAGGCAGGAGCTCCCTGGCTCCATTATACTAAATGAAACCATCAGATGTCAATACAAGCAACAAAGCTGTTCAGAAAGCAACTAAACGAAGTTCTCCAAGTACTTATTACATCTTCCACCCACAAAGAGATACTAGCTATTTCATAGcatttctctctcttttttggggggccACATCATATTTCTCATTAAGTGACTAGTCGAAGCAATTTGTGTTTTTTGTTATTGATTAGTCCTAGAGTTGTGGCTTTTTGTTAAAATCCCCTAAAGTTAAACCTTTTTGTGGTACTCAACAATGATGTTTAATGCCAATTTATGAAAAATTAGCCAGGGAAGCTATACTGATACAGGGAGACTATAATcaaaaagttatactaaagtTGGTGTCACTTGTTTTGGGCGGAGAGAGTATAATGGCTGAAGCTTAGTTTTAGTGAGTTGTCCCTTTTTAATTAACATTTCTTACATCAAACAAGTTTCCAGGAAACTACCATGACAAGCAGCTGAACATTACGCTGATCAAGATTTAGAACCAGAAATCCGGTGACTTTACCACTAGTGTCCGTAACATCGGGCTTTTATCATCACATGGCACATGTGGTAAGCAATCAAAACATGAGACTATCATCGAATGGCCCAAAGAAATTAATACATTTAACACTTTTTTATTTCTATCTATGTATACTTTCTGCCCGAGGCAGAGCATCAACGTGATTTGAGAGAGGGTTAAATAAGAATTAAACAAAGTTGATGGGGCTAATTTAGTATATTATATTAAATTTGGCATAAATTGTTGGGTTCAACCCTCTCTTCGAGCAAGGGCGCCCCTAGCACAGACTGCGCATAAGGTTCTTGATGGGCCCCATGTTGTTAGTATAAATCCGAGGCACTTCGTTGATtatccgaggaccaagcaatcacataagcatgacaccgagatttgttaacaaGGTTCATCATCATGACTACATCCCCAGGGCATGACTACGGACACTCCTTCCCATGACACCGCTACTATACCGCACTCCGGccgcccgggcgccggcacacgccgccggctcccccgcgtgcccgtgctattatgttggcataggttacatcgtgtatCTACcaccgctatatatgagaggcctaggatacaagtgtcttACTTGGACACGACTCTGTATCCTATCTACACACCGTACGACTCCAAATCCAATTGTAACCTAACTTatacaataatattcgacacaattctaacaaactccaccttggcgaatattctccaccaccttgaattCGTTCGTGCGTCGAAcctccatgtacattggacttgagataCGCCATGAGCCCCACTGCTACTCCCAGACTCCCATGTGACTCCATCTGCAACTGTAGTCCCTTCTCGTCTTCTTTACAGTCAACACTTGAGAAAAATTAAGTTCCCCATTACTCTACCTTGTGCTTCCAACTTCCGGAGTATCCGTTCAACGACATCACACACCGATCACTGTCTGTGTGAAAAaaatgaacaactcacatattggatGCCACATATAAGAGTTACGTGAACTCAACGTCACCGCTTTTTATGTACTCCttgtctgaaacttgaaggaatttcaccgtcGCCCTGTGTCACCCtgagtcaaattcgcagttgtctcaccCTTCTTCCGGATAGTCTCTGACATGTCCCACCGCTATAGCACTGCGCCTCCTTCTGCCTTGTCATCCGCACTTTGCCATGTGCACTGAACACCACAAAATATACGGCCATGTACTCTCTCAGCTTTTGACAATTTTAGACTTCCCACCACTTTCTCAGATTCTCCATGGTCAACTCCTGTCCATCTTCCGGCACCGATAGACCCAGTCACCAACTTGAATCCAATACTTGTCAACACCGCTTCAGCATCCCCTGCATAATTTGTCTGACCACACGTCTGACCGCTAGTGCCTTGGCCTGTTGATGTGTCCCGTGCttaccgcacgcctcgccgctatcACCGCGTCAAGCCTCCGATGTCCTGGTCGCGTCTCCCGGGTAGCTAGCCCACACTGcctcaacccccactgcagagaACCACCGATCTTCACCGACCGATACCGAGTATCACGTCTCCATCAGACCACTGGTACCTAGTCCGACCCACGTGTCTCTCGCCTTCCCGCTGAAATAGGATACGATTCTCCGGATCCTTACGCCGTAGCCCCTCCATCAGCACAGAGTGAAGTCTTTCGCTAgactccagctccaccttcaacatgactccatgtaGCTGCGCTATGCTACCCCGCGCCCTGTCGACTTCAAGCTATCATGTGTACACAATCTTGAATCAACCCTGCGCCATAGTCTGTCGAAGCCGCACAAGCCCTCGAGTCTGcaccacgtgtttccacgccccagaagttggccaccatcagcatcacgctcctatgtcgtCGTCGCTGAAATCACCACCGTCTTCTGCTTTGACCGACATCCACGTCGATCCGTCAGACAGTCCAGTCCGACCCAGCTGAATTATCCGACTGCACCATGCTCCACCCTGCATCGTGTCCGCCTCGCACATCTGTGCATTGTCTTGACGCCCTGTGTACGCATGATCCCCGCACGAAGCGCTCCGGGCTTCCAAATCATCTCCCGCGAATTGTCATACATCATATAATTTCCATCTTAGCTGTATGGGCTTCTGCAACACCGTCAAACATCACTGCTATGCCGACCGAGCTACTCCACTCCTACCGTAAAATCCAATCACGAGACAATATCCTTTGGTCCATACGTGGTGGTGCTTCTCTTGGCACAAACTACAATGCTTGAGGTTGATTTGTTTTCTCAGCCAACGTCATGGCTACCAGATGAAAGATATCCATATGATTAGTTTCCTTCGCTGATTGATTTCCTCCTGCCTTACGCACGTGCATTATTTTTCACAAACCTCAATCTGCCTCTACGTATTCAGCAGTAGTCTTGCACGCACTAATGCACGGCTGGGCAACGCCCGCTTTGCCCGCACAACTTGCACGCTCCATGGGTTGCTCCCGTGCCGGCGCCCTTGCACGCCCCGCGTGGGCGTCCACCTGGACCTGGGCTTGACCCCGCCACGCACCCAACAGGGCCCACGGCTGGCTTGTCAGATCCCCTGATGCTGGCCTATCTGCCCCTTGCCACCTTGCGGTGCCCGGTCTCCTGCTGCTCCATGTCAACGCGTACGGCGCTGTTTCCCGATCTCGCTGAGAAGCACCATCCGATCCAATCTGCCGAAATTGCCTCTCTCAATGGATCTACCGAAAACCTCTGGACGCTTCTCCGGATCGCTATATGAGCAGGCGTCTCGCTGCAACGTCGAATTTTCCTGTCGCCGTCTGCGACCAACTCGACAGATTCCACGAATTTTTCCACTCCTTCCTCTAAATCAACGAATATCCGCGGCCTCTTCataaccttgctcatgataccacttgttagaataaatccgaggcactCCGTTGATCATTCGAGAACCAAGCAATCACATAAGTTGTTGCTATATTATTATTGGTGGTATAAATTATAATTTACACATAATTAGTTTATACCAAATCCTCACAATAAGTCAATGAGTAAACCCATTGATTTTCTCGTTCTGCCCCCCAGCTCAGGGCGTAGTTAATGTACATGTTTTGGGCGTAGATGACACCAACAACTTGTCTCGACCAAGGGGAGTTACACAAGTAATCAACTTCCTTATCCTAAGAAAAAGTCACCTTTTAACCCATATTCAGTGCAAATAGTGAAGGTTAGCCTAGGTGATAACCCCCAAGTAAAATGAAGCAATCCTATACACAACACATCTTCGGTGCGAGATTCATATTATCGTACTCATGATATTTTTTTTTTTGAGCAACCGGCAGGAGCACTGCCTTTTCACTAAAGAGGAAATATGTACATGTTGGCATGTTTTAAGAGGGACATGCGAGAAACCACTAGGTAGACCAAAACCACATATGAACTACTCTTGGATTTCAATAACTCTAGGCCTAAATCAAAATCTCGTCACGCAATCTCCTCGAAGGTGAGATGGGCCTTGATTGATCTAGATCATCTCAAGCACATCAAAGGCACACCAATAACAAAAGCAATCAAAACCCTAGTACTAGTCTACAAAGCCTTCTATTTAGAGAAACTTCGATTTAGATAAGCCGCCTTCTGATCCAACTGGTCAAAAGGGAATTTCAGAGTGCACCAATAATCTCAAAAAACAAGATGAGATTCAAATAAAACCAGAAAAGTAAACTTTGGAATGTGAGGGGCTTTACAAGTTTTGCTTAATGTACTTGTTAAAAGCTTGTGAAATTTACATGTTAATTTTGTTTAATCTTTCCAGGAAGAACCAAGCTCCCTATAAAGCTACAAAGTTATTATTTACTACTTTATTTGGAATATGCAAACAAGTGGAGTGAGGATCGCATTCACTTGGTATGTATCTTTGTTAGTTTGTTTTAATGTAACAGTTAAACGTGATTTGATATTTTGGTTGTTTATACTATCTTTGAATGTTATATATAGTCACTGGTGAAGCTAGATAGAAACTTTAGTGGAGCCAAATAGTAAAATATGCAGATATGTGGGAGCAAATAATTAAAAATTCCATCAAAGCCCTCCAAAATTTCTGAACTTTGCATTATTTTGAAGGTTGGGGGCAatgcccccccccctccccggcGCCCGTACACATAGATTTGCTACTATTGATCAGAGATTGTACAATGGCTAGTTCATACTCAAACCATGAGTGCACCCATTGGAAAAAAATCTGACTCCGCCCCTAAACATGCCCTCTGTTCCGCTCCTACCCGGGTAGCTCCCTGTGGGAGCAGGCTACCCCGGGAAGATAGCCGCGATGCGATCTTGTTCATGGTCGAACGTGCACATAATGATTTCTCGGGCAGCTTAAGCTGCATGCATGGTGTTGATCCTGGTATATATAAACATGGATTTGTGTCCATATGCCAGGAGGTTTAGAATGGTTATTGTGAATTACTCGTGCCTGTAGATGCATAAAACTGGAAACCGGTAACATGTCGAGGAATTTATAAATCACCAGTTTGCTTTGGTGATTGTCTTATACAATTTTTCAAATTTATCACTCAAAACTAGTGTATTTGTATAAAGATTAAATTTCATAGGCTAGTGCATCACAATTTTTAGTTGGCATTTATACTTTTTGTCAAAAAGGAGGAATACTGCCGACCTCTGCATCTCCTGATGCACACAACCATCTTATTAAAAATCCAGGTCTAGAACAAAGTCTCAAAGTCTTAAGCAGTAGTAGGAAGCTTAAAAGTAAATAAATTTGCCACAACCGCTGAAAATATGGTAAGATGACTAAACGCCTATCATATTATTGAACCGTCATCCAAATCGGTTGTAAGTATCCCATGCAACTGTCTTTCATAGGTTGCACCCAGTAGTCATATGCTTCCTGTGTGGTCCGCATGGCTGAGATATGAACTCGTAAAGATAGACGCCATGGTTCTCAGGTCTTGTCCGGCCATCATCTACAACCCCGGCACTTTACACCGGACGCTAGGACGTTTCCTTGGCCGTTACGTGCGATTCCTGGCCGAGTCGAGTAAATTGGCTAGCGGCCATGCCAAAGGACCCCGCGGGCGCCACTGCTTTTTCCTCTCAACATTTTCATTCTTTTTTAACCCGTGTAGTGCCTGTTAGCATTGCTAGCGTTTGGAAGGAGGGACTCTAATACAGATGTTAAGCAAAAAaatcttttatttattttcttttaagCGCCTATGGAAGTGCTGGGTGTAAGAAAAACTGTGATGCGGAAACTTTATTCCAGGATCATGTATGCACTGGTTGATTCAACCTTTTGATATCTTTAATTTACATACCTTGATGTCTCCATAATATATGTCAAACCATCAAAATTGTCAGTGAAATGGCTCCATAAATAATGCATAATCACCAATGCATTAGTCGTAAACTATCCACGGACCATACAGTAGTAGAGAGTGTTTTCTCTCCCCTCTTCCTTCATCTTTTAGTATCCCCTCAGATGATCAGAGAACGGTCTGTTATGTACCACGTACACGCTATCTATTATTTGCACTTTCATGTGTATGTGTACATCAACACTCTCGTAATATATTTCTTTACCCTCTAACGTGCATATGTGCTGCTACTTAATCCTAGTGCCAAATGACGTTCGAAGGTACTGCTATTTACTAATTTACAGGACACGAAGAGATGCTTACCGAGGACACTGATTGTTGTATCCAACACGAATGTTTGTTCTCAATCGTCGTGTCCTCTAAGACTACCACGTATCCAACCGCCTAACTATTGCCTAATCAGATGCCTTCTAGACTACCTATAGTAAGAAGTAACTTAAACTAGTAACACGCATATGTGTGATGTCATGTAACATTTTGTTTATTAAAGATCAAGCTTGGCGTATAGTGGAACCACTCATCAAGAAATATCTTGAAActcatttttaaaaaaaatccgaGAACCATGTTTATCTTGATACTTATACTAAAATAGTCGTATGCATCCCTAGTTGGTGCATAGGCCGAGAAGTGAAAAATCTCTCTCATTTAAAAGTGGTTGCATGCATCACCCAAATGTAGAGGCCGAGGTCATCCTCCTTTTTTAAAATAATGCAACTCTTCATTTATTACGTTATAGACTCATCTTATCTtggtatgtgtgatgttactcatattGTGAGTAAGTAGCTATGTTACTTAATTTATCTCTCTATTTATTAATTAACTGCCACAACATCTTTCTTTGCTTAGGTATCATATATGTTACTACTCTCTATGCTACTCCCACTATGGATGGTCTTACAAGGGATGCAATTGTTCGAAGCAGCCCTTTGCCTCACACGTGATTGCATGGAACCGGCTAATTACCTACGGCCAATTAGCAGTACTATAATTATTTTCCGTAAACGTACACAGCCTCGAGGCATCCAATGGACGTGTGTTTTCCATAGGCCATGACTTCACGACGTGATGCGTATCTTCTAGTAAGAGCAACAGTAACCTTTCACTAACACATCCATGCATTCACCACGTACGTGCTGCTAACTGAACCAAGAGGCTGGCTATTAGCATGTGATAGTTAGCAATGTATATGCATTGCACTCTGATATACCTTTATACATACACATCTACCACATATTTAATTATTTATGAAGGGAGAGAAGAGTGTATTTAAGCCCACAATTCTATTTCCTTTATGTCTAGTAATCATCACACTAGACAACATAATATTAGAATTATTTCTCTAAATTACATGGGTCACACTGAATATTCAAAATATTCTTACACGGGGGCGTTGGAGATGTCCTCATGGTCAAAATCTCCGCCTGATAGCTGAACCGTGAACCCAAATTTCACTATGATTCAATCTGGGAAGGGGTGGTTTGTTTTGGACCATTTCGTGCTGTTCCTCCTTCGGTTTCACTTTgggttagagcatctccaataaaCGATCCGTATGTAAAAATAACTAATTTTTAAATATTTGAGAGCAAAAAGCGTTACTCCAACAGACGGTCCATATAAAAAAAAATTAGACCACCGTCTTTTGAAGTTGTAAAATTTAAAACTTCGTGATGCAAATTTACATCACGAGATACAACTGATGTAAAACTGCGGCCGGCCGCCAAATGACCAACCGCCACTTCATTCCCCTTCCACCTCGCGACAGCCCACCCGCGACCCGCCCCGCCGCAGCTCCCCGCTCGGCCGCGGCCCCGCCGTAGATCCAGCCCCCGCCGCCGATTCCACCCCGCATGGGCCGTCgccagccgccgcgccgccccatcGCGTCCGCCTCCGCTCCGGCCGCCTTCGCCCCGCCCCGACCCCGTCCGCCTCCTCTTCGGCCGCCTTCGCCTCCTGTCCGTCCTTCGCTTGGCCCCGCTCCGTCCGCCTCCACCCGGCCCCGCTCCATCTGCCTCCGCCTCTGGTCCATCCACCGCCCCGTCCCGTCCGCCTCCGTCCCGCTCCACACGCCGTCGCCCTGCTTCGTCCGCCTCCGCCCcgcgccgcacgccgccgccccgctcccCGCTCGGCCGCCGCCCGCTCCCCGATGGCGCCGAAGAAGACGCTGAAGGGCAAGTCCGGTTTCTTCGGCATGAGGGCGAAGCCCTTCTGGAACTTCGGAGTGCAGTTCTCCGACGCCGGGCGCGTTGGTGGCTCAGCATGTATCCCACTGCTGGTGAGGCCGCGCGTGCCCACGACGTGGCGGTGTGGCGTGCCGGACGGCCGAAGACGGACCTCAACTTCCCGGAAGTCGAGTCCCAGGCGGTGGCGGAGTGGCCCGTGCCACAGGGCATCTGTATGGAGGAGATGCCGGTGAAGAAGGCGAAGAAGAGACCAGCGGTTGTTGTCGCTCCCGGCGAGAGCGACGAGGCGACGATGACTCGGTTTGCACGATAGCATCCGCAGTACGTCCAGGCCGAGCTGGAGCACTACTGGAAGCGCGACGTCGAGGCGAAAAAGAAGGGGGTGAAGAAGGAGGACGAGGCCAGCCCCTCGACTGTGATCCCTATCGAGTCGTCGGATGAGGACTGGAGTGACTCCGAGGAGGGGGACGAGGGGTGCGATGACCCGACCAAGGACGAGTTCTGGGAGTAGTTCCGCAGCTCCAACGACGAGTAGTTTCATCTAGTAGTTCGAATAAGTAGTAGTTGAATTTGTGTATGAAACTATGCTGAATTTCATGTTTGAACTATGTTGAGATGAAGTAGTAGTTGGTCATTTTAATCTTGGTTTTGAACCATCTGTTGAAGTTGCTCTTTTATTTACATCTCCGTTTTGGACCATCTGTTGGAGTTGAGCATTTTTCGGAGATGTAGAAAGCACTTTTTGGTGCTCCAAATTTGGACCATCACCGGTTTGGACCACCAAAAtaacatcatctattggagatgctcttaggttGTAACGGACAGAAGAATTAAATGGTCTGGAGCGGTGTGGGTTGAGCTAAGAGATGGGCTTTTTTTCCTGAAGTGAAAGAGATGGGCTGGTGTGGGTAGAAAGCAGAAAGAACGAAATGGATTGAACCCATTTGTCATCCACGGGTTCAACCCATGACTCTAGCCACACCACTCTCAGAGGCTCCAACTCTAGCGTGTTCAACATGATTTGAAAGGGGGTTAAATGAGTGTTAAACAGAGATTTTTGTGTGGAAAGAACCTCAAATTATAACATAACAGAAGGCATTGTAGGTTGCAGTCGTCTTCATATCGTTCCAGCTGCTCCGGGGGAAACCATAGATCTAGGATTCCCGGAATGGACGATGACGGGGCCTTCGGGGCCATTCCCCCTCTTGAGGGTATCGTCTTGGAGCAGGGATAATGGGTTGGAGCAGGTATATACTCATCCCAATGAACATAGGAATAATGTGAGCACGAGGACTTGAACTCTGTTAGGTTAGGAATACCACTATTCACGTAACCATTCAACCAGAGACTGATTCGCTACTGATATTTGATTTGACTAGCTTTGATCTGATGCCAGGGTCGGATTTTGTCCAAGAAGGAAACTGGCCGTTCGCCCATCGTCTCGCTCGGGGCGTGCGGTTTAGTAAGGCAACTCGCAGAATGTTTAAAGGGTGCGTCCTCTCCGGCAGTGTCGGTGGCAAGTAGAAAAGCAAAGGGATTGATTCCTGCCGGACGCAAGACGCAACGAGCATTGTTTCTTTTCCTGCCGTAGCCATCGTCCTTTGCATCACCcgaaaaagcaaaggaaaatggGTTGGATTGGATTCCTCAAGGACGACTCTTTGCATCCAGTACTATACTACTATACTGTGTAGTGCGATCCAACCACCCGGCAATTGCCATCTCCCCGAGCTCGTCCGAATCTTTCTTCGAACACAACGTAGTACCAGGGCAAGCTCAGCTCATTCGGTAGCGGACGCATTTCCATCGATTTGGTAATCAGTCTAATCCTCCCCCTGCTACTTCCAAGGCTTGAGCGATTTTCTTAGCATCGGCGGCCGGTCTCAACTCACGCCAAGCCTTGAAAAGGTGTGTTTGcttcctactccctccgttgcttATTATAGTGGTGTTCTAACCTTCTTCTAGCTAAAACGAATGTGTATAGACGTGTTTCTgtgtgtttgttcactcattttaGTCTATATGTAGTCCCCATtaaaatatccaaaacatctttATAATAATGAATGAAGAGAGTATCTTGCTTACTGGCGTACTACCGCTTTTCTTTCTATAAGAAAAAGGTGTTTTTTGAAGGATTGATCTTGCTGAGCAAATCAACACCCCCATTCAATATGTATTCTTGGTCAAATAGTATCTTAAATTCTTAATTACAACACCGTCAGTTCACTTCCACATTCAATACTCTCTCTATTGCTGTTTATAAAACCAACCTACACGTGCTGCCTCCCTTTCGGTTTAGAGGGCTTATTATGTCAAAAAAAATTTCATTTTGTAAGTCCCATTTTCATTGCTCTTCATCACCTGTTCTGATTTAGAGGCACATCAAATTGTTCAATGTAATAATTACAAGAAAATTCATCAATGCATGTAAAAGTTCTAGGGTCATTTAGTGGTCACACATTCATCCATGGCAATTAATATATTGGTAAACACAATTTGAGGATACCAACTGCATTAATTAATTACTTTTGCAAGCTATGAAATTGATTCCACCACGCATCATTTGTCTCGGTTGGGGAGATTTTGGAATTGGGCTCTCTAAACCGAAAGGGAGGGAGTACTTATATTGTAAAATTGAATTAACGAAATATGCATGGGTTATAACCACAAGAAAAATAGGGTGTGCTACGTTTTCGCTGGCTGATCTATTTAAAAGATCGGCCGGCTCATGAGCTCTCGGATCTGACGCATCAAGCACCCGAGGTGCCCTCTACCATTGCAACACAGTTCTTGTTACATTTTTTTTATTGCAACATAGGTCTTGTTGTAGAAACTTTTTCCAACTGAGGTCTTGTTGCAGATTTTTTTTGTCTTCACCTTTTTTGCAACATAACTGTTGTTAGGGAGATACTTCTGCAACATTGGTGATGTTGCCCTTCGCAAAAAAACATTGGTGATGTTGCAGAAAGAATTGTAATGGAGACTCCGCTAGAAAAAAAAGTGAGTTAGGGGCTCACGTCACGTGGACATGTGTCGTACGAGCGAGGTGGCAAACGAGAGGCAACAAATCAGTCGGCTGAAGAGAATCGTCCATTGAAAGAAGTTTCTATTG encodes:
- the LOC125553136 gene encoding uncharacterized protein LOC125553136, which gives rise to MARHGGGGGSGSCTSKASLARYIPRALRGRKKQQPYLMGGRRRAPDGYAASVELSASAGSTWPADSVVRVVLWSGIVEVYAGVVLACAVVGNHPPGLCLAHPDVFRNPHGATVRPLEPLFPGQKVLLLPETTVRRLQRDIPEGSVGANPDHDDREDEDAAASSTDDADTDADMSSSSWSGEEREATPEGCCARDFFVNREFWAEWQFKRMVDRGLAVKKEGAARPAKKDKKRRRKTKQTDGTPDAAAGTGCRNSGRISQAQKWTRPWEPSLPSVDEDEEDATPPSTPSSEAAARTDHETA